The following is a genomic window from Anopheles aquasalis chromosome 3, idAnoAquaMG_Q_19, whole genome shotgun sequence.
AAAGAAAGAGCTACAGCTGTAGCTCTTAACATGCTGTTGCCACGTGTGTAAATTAATTATCAGAAGCGGCCATCGAACCGCACGGAATCGTCGTCCCAACAAACAACCGTTGAACGCTTCCTAACGCTTTCTAGAAACATCTTGCGAACGTTATCCGCATACCAACGATAGAGTGGAGTCCCTATGATTAACCATTATGCCACTTGTCCGTCGCCAAACCCTCAACGTACCATCGATCATGCCTTCAGCTTTCGCATTCGGTACAACGCATGACGCATAATTTGGGGGAGAGTTAAAAATAGCCATCATCCTTTACAATCGTTTAACTGCCGGATTTATCCGGTTTTTCTATTAATACCTCTAATTGGCCTTGACCGTGATTAGATTCAAATCCTTGGATAAACACTAACGCTTCCTACATGATCCTTTTGCGATGCTTTACTAAAATTTGTGGCTTctgatgccttttttttcctccgagACTTAGCAGTTTATCAGGTGCGGCTAACGTTGGCGTGAAAAAAACCGGTTCTGCGTCGGCTAATCAAATCATGCAAAGCGAGCCGGTGGTCGAGGGTGGTCAGTCGATATCCAGGCAGAGTGAGAAGCAGTCGCGGTATACTCTTCGAATTTAAGTAAATAATATTAAATACATCCGTGTGTTCGCTGCCATGAAGCGAGGAAGGTGCGTCAATCTAGCGATCTTCACATCAATGCTCATCGCTCAGTGCGTCGCAGTACCGATACGTGAGGATGCACCTGGCATTGAAATTATGCCGGCCGGTACGTACTGCCTCACTCTTTTGAATGTGGGCGACCTCCCTATGCAAGCAATCGTATCAATCCGCGCTTCGCATTTTCAGAGATTTCAAATAGTGGTTTGGATTACGTCGTCGTGAACAATAGAAGGCCAGGTAAGGACAAACGGATATTCGGCTAAACGGTTAAAGCTAATAACAATTTATCTCGCCATTACGATAGATGATACACCGCCAGTAAACTCGAATGTGAAACCAGCTGTTGTCCAGCAAAACAGTGTCTATCAGCAACCATACCAACCCCAGCAACAACTGCAGTATTTCCCGCTGGAGCAACCACAATATGCAACCGTGCAgaggccacagcagcagcaacagcaaccataCTGGTATCAACAGCCGGTCTATCAGTATCAAGGGCAGCCATCAAGACCATACTACGAGCAACAATATGCGAGGCCCAGTTTAACGGGAGCTTCCTCTTCGCCAGGTAGTAGCATGGATGAAAATTATATAAGCCGCACtagtcacaaaaaaatcaatggGGCTTTTA
Proteins encoded in this region:
- the LOC126576206 gene encoding uncharacterized protein DDB_G0285291-like, producing the protein MKRGRCVNLAIFTSMLIAQCVAVPIREDAPGIEIMPAEISNSGLDYVVVNNRRPDDTPPVNSNVKPAVVQQNSVYQQPYQPQQQLQYFPLEQPQYATVQRPQQQQQQPYWYQQPVYQYQGQPSRPYYEQQYARPSLTGASSSPGILQTIANAFGLTGGSSSTAPAPNSISNRFSIPFLIG